From the Candidatus Methylomirabilota bacterium genome, the window CCCGTGATGACCGGCTACGTGAACCTGAAAGACGTCCCCGAGGAGAAGATCGGCGACAAGATCACCCGCCGCATCGTGGTGGGCGAAAAGGGCATGGTCGTCTTCTGGCGCATGAAGGCGGGCGCGCACGCCACGCGCCATCAGCATCCGCACGAGCAGATCTTCTGGATGATCTCGGGTCGGATGGAGTTCGATCTGGACGGAGAGAAGCGTACGTGCCGGGCAGGGGACTGCGGGATCGTGCCCGGGAACACGCCGCACGAGGCCTATTTTCCCGAGGACACCGAGGTCATCGATATGTTCGCGCCGCCCCGGGAGGACATGTTCACCGGGCAAGACCTGTATCTTCGAGCGGGCTGAGGGGGCTGAGCCGGGGCGCCGGGGCCTTGACTTC encodes:
- a CDS encoding cupin domain-containing protein, translating into MPIPVMTGYVNLKDVPEEKIGDKITRRIVVGEKGMVVFWRMKAGAHATRHQHPHEQIFWMISGRMEFDLDGEKRTCRAGDCGIVPGNTPHEAYFPEDTEVIDMFAPPREDMFTGQDLYLRAG